The proteins below are encoded in one region of Bacillus vallismortis:
- a CDS encoding ABC transporter substrate-binding protein, which produces MKKMLLFLIIAAVSMFTIAGCSSQSSSADGKVTLKFFHRWPKEPEKSYFEEVVKAFEKEHPDIDIQIEAVLNDSYKDKIKVMLGTTSPPDIYFSWSDEFAFKFIRGHKALDLSSYYKNDTDWSSQLVQSQVTPFTYENKQYGVPWQMDAKSFFYHKDIFQKLNLDPPKTWDEFIDVSKKLKENGYTPISFGTKATWTISHYIGTLNQRMVDEKTREKDYNAKTGEFTDEGYVKALEKLQELMPYFNKHVNSVDHEYVRQQFKSGKSAMIYAETAEIKLVEPVDLGMFPFPEISGQKGSSEALTGAPEGFMIASKTKHPKEAMAFLQFLTSKKMGEKLVKDVGKYSAVQGAATEENSTAIQREAIQQIVDAESMVPWFDMDVDVEIADAYLTNVQQMLGGDMTPEQVMKAVQKAAKQVRASAE; this is translated from the coding sequence TTGAAGAAAATGTTGTTGTTTTTGATCATTGCCGCTGTCAGTATGTTCACCATTGCGGGCTGTTCGAGCCAGAGCAGTTCAGCGGACGGAAAGGTGACATTGAAATTTTTCCACAGATGGCCGAAGGAGCCGGAAAAAAGTTATTTTGAAGAGGTTGTGAAGGCATTTGAAAAAGAGCACCCGGATATCGACATTCAAATTGAAGCGGTTTTGAATGACTCCTATAAAGACAAAATCAAGGTCATGCTGGGAACCACCAGCCCTCCTGACATTTACTTCTCATGGAGTGACGAGTTTGCTTTTAAATTTATCAGAGGCCATAAGGCGCTTGATCTCTCGTCCTACTACAAAAATGATACAGATTGGTCATCACAGCTCGTTCAATCGCAAGTCACACCATTTACTTATGAAAACAAGCAATATGGCGTGCCGTGGCAAATGGACGCTAAATCATTCTTCTATCATAAAGACATTTTCCAAAAGCTGAATCTTGATCCCCCGAAGACATGGGATGAATTCATCGATGTGTCAAAGAAGCTGAAAGAAAACGGCTATACGCCGATCAGCTTCGGAACAAAGGCGACTTGGACCATCTCACACTATATCGGCACGCTCAATCAACGGATGGTCGATGAAAAAACGCGGGAAAAGGACTATAACGCCAAAACGGGTGAATTTACTGATGAAGGTTATGTGAAAGCACTTGAAAAGCTTCAGGAGCTGATGCCTTACTTCAATAAACATGTAAACTCCGTCGACCACGAATATGTGAGACAGCAGTTTAAGAGCGGAAAGTCGGCGATGATATATGCGGAAACAGCGGAAATCAAACTGGTTGAACCGGTGGATCTCGGGATGTTCCCATTCCCTGAAATCAGCGGGCAAAAAGGATCTTCAGAAGCGCTAACGGGAGCTCCGGAAGGGTTCATGATTGCCTCAAAAACAAAACATCCGAAGGAAGCGATGGCATTTTTGCAGTTTCTGACGTCGAAAAAAATGGGTGAAAAGCTCGTCAAAGATGTCGGGAAATACAGTGCTGTGCAAGGAGCGGCTACTGAAGAAAATTCTACAGCCATTCAGCGTGAAGCCATTCAGCAAATTGTTGATGCCGAATCTATGGTTCCGTGGTTTGATATGGATGTCGATGTTGAAATCGCCGATGCGTACTTAACAAACGTCCAGCAAATGCTTGGCGGCGACATGACACCGGAGCAGGTCATGAAAGCTGTTCAAAAAGCAGCGAAGCAAGTAAGGGCGTCAGCTGAATAA
- a CDS encoding fructoselysine 6-kinase, with protein MKLIAVGDNVVDYYQDQETFYPGGNALNVAVLAKRLGHEASYIGIVGNDEAAAHLLNVLKLEQVNADYIRQAHGENGMAIVTLDEQGDRIFVRSNKGGIQSRLRLMFQEKDITFISGHDLLHTSVYSRLENDLPQLCGLIPVSFDFSTNRKEDYLRKVCPYVTYAFFSGSDLSESECGELAKQAHDYGAKIVCMTRGGQGAVLSEGDRIYHQPIVETDIIDTLGAGDSFIAGFLTAFCVKQDITYALRQAAETAAKTCGVYGAFGYGHPFRLEDGGSSEKTRVL; from the coding sequence ATGAAATTGATTGCGGTTGGAGATAACGTTGTTGATTACTATCAGGATCAAGAAACGTTCTACCCGGGAGGAAATGCCTTAAACGTCGCTGTGCTTGCCAAGCGGCTCGGGCATGAGGCTTCCTATATTGGGATCGTCGGCAATGACGAAGCAGCGGCACATTTGTTGAACGTATTGAAATTGGAGCAGGTTAACGCGGATTATATCCGCCAGGCGCACGGTGAAAATGGGATGGCGATTGTCACCCTTGATGAACAGGGGGACCGTATTTTTGTCAGATCAAATAAAGGGGGCATTCAGTCCCGGCTCCGTCTTATGTTTCAGGAGAAAGATATAACCTTTATCAGCGGGCATGATCTGCTCCATACGAGTGTGTACAGCCGGCTTGAGAACGATCTTCCGCAGCTGTGCGGGCTGATTCCGGTCTCCTTTGACTTTTCAACCAATCGCAAGGAGGATTATTTGAGGAAGGTTTGTCCATATGTGACGTATGCGTTTTTTTCAGGAAGTGACCTGAGTGAGTCGGAATGCGGCGAGCTTGCCAAACAGGCACATGACTACGGAGCGAAAATCGTTTGTATGACCCGCGGGGGACAAGGAGCGGTCCTGTCTGAGGGAGACCGAATCTATCATCAGCCGATTGTGGAAACTGATATAATAGATACACTTGGAGCGGGAGATTCTTTTATAGCGGGCTTTTTGACTGCTTTTTGCGTGAAGCAGGATATAACGTACGCTTTGCGCCAGGCCGCCGAAACGGCTGCGAAAACATGCGGCGTGTACGGAGCTTTCGGCTATGGCCATCCTTTTCGCTTGGAGGACGGAGGAAGCAGTGAAAAAACGAGAGTACTGTAA
- a CDS encoding endonuclease I family protein encodes MTKMARFLPLVLVLLISGWFAPAASANTQTVLSLNDRLAASPSGNGGLLSLAAPAAPYADTDTYYKGTEGKTGESLKSALHHIISGHKTLSYSEVWNALKETDEDPRNPNNVILLYTNESRSKNLNGGNVGDWNREHVWAKSHGNFGTSKGPGTDIHHLRPADVQVNSARGNKDFDNGGTEHAKAPGNYDDGDSWEPRDDVKGDVARMLFYMAVRYEGDDGYPDLELNDKTGNGSAPYHGKKSVLLEWNRQDPVDDRERKRNEIIYEKYQHNRNPFIDHPEWADDIWP; translated from the coding sequence ATGACAAAAATGGCAAGGTTTCTGCCGCTCGTCTTGGTGTTACTGATTTCCGGATGGTTTGCGCCCGCCGCTTCAGCAAACACGCAAACCGTATTAAGCCTGAATGACCGATTGGCTGCTTCCCCATCAGGAAACGGGGGCCTGCTCTCGTTAGCCGCTCCCGCTGCACCCTATGCTGACACAGATACCTATTATAAAGGGACAGAAGGAAAGACAGGTGAATCGCTAAAAAGCGCCCTGCATCACATCATCAGCGGACACAAGACGCTGTCCTACAGCGAAGTATGGAATGCGCTGAAAGAAACTGATGAAGACCCGAGAAACCCAAATAACGTCATTTTGCTCTACACGAATGAATCGCGGTCGAAAAACTTGAATGGCGGCAATGTCGGCGATTGGAACCGCGAGCACGTTTGGGCGAAATCCCATGGCAATTTTGGCACAAGCAAGGGGCCTGGCACAGATATTCATCATTTACGCCCGGCTGATGTCCAAGTCAATAGTGCCAGAGGAAATAAGGATTTTGACAACGGCGGCACAGAACATGCGAAAGCGCCTGGGAATTATGATGATGGAGATTCATGGGAGCCCCGCGATGATGTGAAAGGCGATGTCGCCCGCATGCTGTTTTACATGGCTGTCCGTTACGAAGGTGATGACGGATACCCTGATCTTGAACTGAATGATAAAACGGGCAACGGCTCAGCCCCTTATCACGGAAAGAAATCTGTCCTGCTCGAATGGAATAGGCAGGACCCGGTTGACGACCGCGAGCGGAAAAGAAACGAAATCATTTATGAGAAATATCAGCACAACCGCAATCCATTTATCGACCACCCTGAATGGGCAGACGACATTTGGCCGTAA
- the frlB gene encoding fructosamine deglycase FrlB — protein MSPSTAKVNREVQAFLQDLNGKTIDHVFFVACGGSSAIMYPSKYVFDRESKSINSDLYSSNEFIQRNPVQLGETSLVILCSHSGNTPETVKAASFARSKGALTIAMTHEPESPLAQKAQYVAQYDWGDEALAINTNYGVLYQIVFGTLQVLENNTTFEQAIEGLDQLQAVYEGALKKEADNAQQFAKAHEKESIIYTMASGANYGVAYSYSICILMEMQWIHSHAIHAGEYFHGPFEIIDESVPFIILLGLDETRPLEERALTFSKKYGKKLTVLDAASYDFTAIDDSVKGYLAPLVLNRVLRSYADALAEARHHPLSHRRYMWKVEY, from the coding sequence TTGAGTCCATCCACAGCAAAAGTAAATCGTGAGGTTCAAGCTTTCTTGCAGGATTTGAATGGGAAAACCATTGACCATGTATTTTTTGTCGCATGCGGAGGGTCTTCGGCCATCATGTATCCGAGTAAATATGTGTTTGACAGAGAGTCAAAATCAATCAACTCCGATCTTTATAGCTCGAACGAATTTATCCAGCGCAATCCTGTCCAGCTTGGTGAAACGTCTCTTGTCATTTTGTGCTCGCATTCGGGAAATACCCCGGAAACGGTCAAAGCCGCTTCGTTTGCGAGGAGCAAGGGCGCACTTACGATTGCGATGACGCATGAGCCGGAGTCTCCTTTAGCGCAAAAAGCGCAATATGTTGCCCAGTACGATTGGGGTGATGAGGCGCTTGCGATCAATACGAACTATGGCGTTCTGTATCAAATCGTTTTCGGCACTCTGCAAGTATTAGAAAACAATACGACATTTGAACAAGCAATTGAAGGATTAGATCAATTGCAGGCTGTGTATGAAGGAGCCCTTAAGAAGGAAGCTGACAACGCACAGCAATTCGCAAAAGCCCATGAAAAAGAAAGCATTATTTATACAATGGCAAGCGGTGCAAACTACGGTGTCGCTTACTCCTACAGCATCTGCATTCTCATGGAAATGCAATGGATTCATTCCCACGCCATTCATGCCGGAGAATATTTTCACGGACCGTTTGAAATTATTGATGAATCCGTGCCGTTTATCATCCTGCTCGGTTTAGATGAAACAAGGCCTCTTGAAGAGCGGGCGCTTACCTTCTCGAAAAAATATGGCAAAAAGCTCACTGTGCTTGATGCTGCATCTTACGACTTCACTGCAATAGACGATTCAGTTAAAGGCTATCTAGCGCCGCTCGTTCTCAACCGTGTGCTGAGAAGCTATGCGGACGCGCTGGCAGAGGCGAGACATCATCCTTTATCTCATAGAAGATACATGTGGAAAGTTGAGTATTGA
- the frlR gene encoding transcriptional regulator FrlR has product MLNNGSSTPLYIQLKQIITDDIKKGVYSPTAKLPTESELCSKYNVSRITVRKAILDLVEEGYLIRQQGKGTFVKSPKLKRELIAVNGYSEFMESTGKKPKHQVLSHAIISAAKPIAEKLKINPESPVVELKRILYNDDQPLTFEVTHYPLDLFPGIDAFIADGVSMHDMLKQRYQVVPTHNTKLLNVVYAQQEESKYLDCDIGDALFEIDKTAFTSNDQPIYCSLFLMHTNRVTFTINSPYT; this is encoded by the coding sequence TTGTTAAACAACGGAAGTTCTACACCTTTATACATTCAGCTAAAACAAATCATCACCGATGACATCAAAAAGGGCGTATATTCCCCCACCGCCAAGCTGCCTACCGAAAGCGAACTATGCAGCAAGTATAATGTCAGCCGCATTACCGTCAGGAAAGCCATTCTCGATTTGGTCGAAGAAGGCTACTTAATCAGGCAGCAAGGAAAGGGAACGTTCGTGAAAAGCCCTAAATTAAAACGGGAGCTGATCGCAGTAAACGGCTACTCGGAATTTATGGAATCAACCGGCAAAAAACCGAAGCATCAAGTGCTGTCCCATGCGATCATTTCAGCGGCGAAACCCATTGCCGAAAAGCTGAAAATCAATCCTGAGAGCCCTGTCGTTGAATTAAAACGGATTTTATATAACGATGACCAGCCGCTCACCTTTGAAGTGACACATTATCCGCTGGATTTGTTTCCCGGCATTGATGCCTTTATTGCGGACGGCGTGTCCATGCATGATATGTTAAAGCAGCGGTATCAAGTCGTGCCTACTCACAATACGAAACTATTAAACGTTGTATATGCCCAACAAGAGGAAAGCAAATACTTAGACTGCGATATCGGGGATGCGCTGTTTGAAATCGATAAAACAGCTTTTACATCAAACGACCAGCCAATCTATTGTTCACTGTTTTTGATGCACACAAACCGCGTCACTTTTACGATCAACAGCCCCTACACATAA
- the pucG gene encoding (S)-ureidoglycine--glyoxylate transaminase, producing the protein MSGRKELCTPLRTIMTPGPVEVDPRVLRVMSTPVVGQFDPAFTGIMNETMEMLRELFQTKNRWAYPIDGTSRAGIEAVLASVIEPEDDVLIPIYGRFGYLLTEIAERYGANVHTLECEWGTVFEPDDIIREMKKVKPKIVAMVHGETSTGRIHPLKAIGEACRAQDALFIVDAVATIGGCEVKVDDWNIDAAIGGTQKCLSVPSGMAPITYNERVADVIAARKKVERGIATQADRATLSGNRPITSNYFDLSQLEDYWSERRLNHHTEATTMLYALREGVRLTLEEGLEARFERHRRHEAALAAGIRAMGLKLFGDDSCKMPVVTCVEIPGGIDGESVRHMLLAQFGIEIASSFGPLAGKIWRIGTMGYSCRKENVLFVLAGLEAMLLRHGAGIEAGKALQAVLDVYENAGRQTAV; encoded by the coding sequence GTGTCAGGCAGAAAAGAACTATGTACCCCGTTAAGAACGATTATGACGCCGGGACCTGTGGAGGTAGATCCGCGTGTCTTAAGAGTGATGAGCACCCCGGTTGTCGGCCAATTTGATCCGGCGTTTACGGGTATCATGAATGAAACAATGGAAATGCTCCGGGAGCTGTTTCAAACGAAAAACCGCTGGGCATACCCAATTGACGGCACTTCACGGGCGGGAATCGAAGCGGTTCTTGCGAGTGTGATCGAGCCGGAAGATGACGTGCTCATTCCCATTTATGGCCGCTTCGGTTATTTGCTGACTGAAATTGCTGAGCGGTATGGGGCAAATGTTCACACGCTTGAGTGTGAATGGGGAACGGTTTTTGAACCGGATGATATCATACGGGAAATGAAAAAAGTAAAGCCGAAAATTGTGGCAATGGTGCATGGGGAAACATCGACAGGGCGGATTCATCCGCTGAAAGCAATCGGCGAAGCCTGCCGAGCCCAGGATGCATTGTTTATTGTCGATGCAGTTGCGACGATTGGCGGCTGCGAGGTCAAAGTCGATGATTGGAACATTGACGCAGCCATCGGCGGCACGCAAAAATGTTTGTCTGTTCCATCGGGAATGGCGCCGATTACATATAATGAGCGGGTGGCGGATGTGATTGCGGCGCGTAAAAAGGTAGAGCGTGGGATTGCGACACAAGCGGACAGGGCGACGCTTTCGGGAAACCGGCCGATCACAAGCAATTATTTTGATTTAAGCCAGCTTGAGGATTATTGGAGCGAAAGACGGCTCAATCATCATACTGAAGCAACGACGATGCTGTACGCCTTGCGTGAGGGTGTCAGGCTTACGCTTGAAGAAGGTCTTGAAGCCCGTTTTGAGCGGCATCGCCGCCATGAGGCCGCATTAGCAGCAGGGATTAGGGCCATGGGGCTGAAGCTATTTGGAGATGACAGCTGCAAAATGCCTGTTGTCACCTGTGTAGAAATCCCCGGCGGCATTGACGGCGAGTCTGTCCGCCACATGCTGTTGGCGCAATTCGGCATCGAAATCGCCAGCTCATTCGGCCCGCTGGCGGGGAAAATCTGGAGAATCGGAACGATGGGCTACAGCTGCAGAAAAGAAAACGTGTTGTTCGTGCTTGCCGGGTTAGAGGCTATGCTGCTGAGACATGGCGCAGGGATCGAAGCAGGAAAAGCGCTCCAAGCGGTGCTTGATGTGTATGAAAACGCCGGCCGCCAGACAGCGGTATAA
- a CDS encoding carbohydrate ABC transporter permease gives MVNQNKTIPYLFLVPALVFLLFVYIPIVENVFLSLFQWSSFSPEKTFIGLKNYVDLFHDPVFYQALANNVLYAVISIACQVFGGLILAAVLEDKLVRKWSPFFRTVFFLPVVISMTVIALLFDFIYNPETGLLNQLLQAVGLDQLTRAWLGEDSTAMLSVIFVSQWQSVGYIAMLYIVSIQKIPDELYEAARLDGAGKIQQFFHITVPQTKEMSFVAVVMTLTGAFTVFNEPYILTGGGPGNASEVLSTFLYKSAFTKDMMGYASAIATVVLLITLALSLMQMKFFKTGKED, from the coding sequence TTGGTCAATCAGAATAAAACAATTCCCTATTTGTTTTTGGTGCCCGCTCTCGTTTTTTTACTTTTCGTTTATATCCCGATTGTTGAGAATGTCTTCCTCAGCCTGTTTCAGTGGAGCTCTTTTTCTCCGGAAAAAACGTTTATCGGCTTGAAAAACTATGTTGACTTATTTCATGATCCTGTCTTTTATCAGGCACTAGCCAATAATGTGCTTTACGCAGTGATCTCAATTGCATGCCAGGTATTTGGTGGTTTGATTTTGGCGGCGGTGCTTGAGGATAAGCTGGTCAGAAAATGGTCGCCGTTTTTTCGTACTGTTTTCTTTTTGCCGGTTGTCATCTCGATGACGGTGATCGCGCTTTTGTTTGATTTTATTTATAACCCTGAGACGGGGCTTTTGAATCAGCTGCTTCAGGCGGTTGGTCTTGATCAGCTGACGAGAGCTTGGCTCGGGGAGGACAGCACGGCTATGCTTTCTGTCATTTTTGTCTCTCAATGGCAGTCTGTCGGTTATATTGCGATGCTGTACATTGTGTCGATTCAAAAAATACCGGATGAACTGTATGAAGCGGCCCGTCTTGACGGTGCGGGGAAAATTCAGCAGTTTTTTCATATTACCGTTCCCCAGACGAAAGAGATGTCTTTTGTCGCGGTAGTGATGACGCTGACCGGCGCCTTTACGGTATTTAATGAACCGTACATATTGACAGGCGGAGGGCCGGGCAACGCTTCAGAAGTCTTGAGCACGTTTTTATATAAAAGCGCCTTTACAAAGGATATGATGGGCTATGCTTCAGCGATTGCCACCGTTGTATTACTCATTACGCTCGCATTGTCGCTCATGCAAATGAAGTTCTTTAAAACCGGAAAGGAGGACTAA
- a CDS encoding carbohydrate ABC transporter permease, translating into MLPQKKTDSFRLEPVPDRHMEVKRKPRRKWYIGETSVWVFLFLYLIAIAYPLLWMVMSAFKSSDDIFEHSWSVPSSWHPENFVSAWNQGISSYFMNSVIVTALTCVITVFISAWAAYGLSRFEFTGKRFFLVLCLGGLMLTPQVSLVPLYSMIQSLGLYNTYWALILPYAAYRIPFTIILIRSYFLSISKELEEAAYLDGCTSFGVFFRIFLPMSVPILVTSGILTAYHTWNEFMFAIIFIDDENLRTIPAGLMQFRDALQTDWGVLLAGLTISAAPIIILFLLMQKYFVRGIASGSVKG; encoded by the coding sequence ATGCTGCCTCAGAAGAAGACAGATTCGTTCAGATTGGAGCCTGTGCCTGACCGGCACATGGAGGTGAAAAGAAAGCCTAGACGAAAATGGTACATCGGAGAAACGTCTGTATGGGTTTTTCTGTTTCTTTATCTGATTGCGATCGCCTATCCGCTGCTATGGATGGTCATGAGCGCCTTTAAAAGCTCGGACGATATTTTTGAGCACAGCTGGTCGGTGCCGTCTTCGTGGCATCCGGAAAATTTTGTGTCCGCTTGGAATCAAGGCATTTCTTCTTATTTTATGAACAGTGTCATCGTGACGGCGCTGACGTGTGTGATCACTGTTTTTATCAGTGCATGGGCGGCTTACGGCCTTTCCCGGTTTGAGTTTACAGGAAAAAGGTTCTTTTTGGTGCTTTGTCTTGGCGGTTTGATGCTGACGCCGCAGGTCAGTCTTGTGCCGCTTTATTCTATGATTCAGTCGCTGGGCCTTTACAATACGTATTGGGCGTTAATCCTGCCGTATGCGGCTTACCGGATCCCGTTCACCATCATTTTGATCCGCTCTTATTTTCTTTCTATTTCCAAAGAATTGGAGGAGGCGGCTTATTTAGATGGGTGTACGAGTTTTGGAGTATTTTTCAGAATTTTCTTACCAATGAGTGTGCCGATTTTGGTGACATCCGGCATTTTGACGGCTTACCATACGTGGAATGAATTTATGTTTGCGATTATTTTCATAGATGATGAGAATTTGCGGACCATTCCAGCCGGGCTGATGCAGTTCAGAGACGCGCTGCAGACAGATTGGGGCGTGCTGCTGGCGGGATTAACGATTTCAGCCGCGCCGATTATTATTCTATTTTTATTGATGCAGAAATATTTTGTCCGCGGGATTGCAAGCGGAAGTGTAAAAGGATAA
- the allC gene encoding allantoate deiminase, translated as MEKQKLSVKNSITDYIEWLARYGASADSGVTRLLYTKEWMDAQLAVKTEMSSLGLETRFDDVGNVFGRLSGTQTPDEVILTGSHIDTVINGGKFDGAYGVLAAMLAIKQLKETYGAPKKTIEAVSLCEEEGSRFPMTYWGSGNMTGVFSGQDAEEPRDESGVSLQTAMYECGFGKGVYQAARRTDISAFVELHIEQGQTLEMSGRDLGIVTSIAGQRRYLVTLEGECNHAGTTSMKWRKDPLAASSRIIHELLLRSEEQPDELRLTCGKITAEPNVANVIPGRVQFSIDIRHQHQHVLEQFHDNMAAVINSICHQKGIRADIDEYMQIEPVPMDERLKAAALETAAENGISCEEMVSGAGHDAQMIGRRYPACMLFVPSRGGISHSPKEYTSARQLEIGVRALADLLYKLAY; from the coding sequence ATGGAAAAGCAGAAGCTTTCAGTCAAAAACAGCATCACAGATTATATTGAATGGCTCGCCCGATACGGCGCATCTGCGGACAGCGGCGTAACGAGGCTTTTGTACACAAAAGAGTGGATGGACGCGCAGCTCGCAGTCAAAACGGAAATGTCTTCATTAGGGCTTGAAACAAGATTCGACGATGTCGGCAATGTGTTTGGAAGGCTTTCGGGCACCCAGACTCCGGATGAAGTGATTTTAACCGGTTCACATATCGATACCGTCATCAATGGAGGAAAGTTTGACGGTGCCTATGGCGTTCTTGCGGCAATGCTCGCGATAAAGCAGCTCAAAGAAACATACGGAGCACCGAAAAAAACAATCGAAGCAGTCTCCTTATGCGAGGAGGAGGGCAGCCGCTTTCCAATGACCTATTGGGGATCGGGGAATATGACGGGCGTTTTTTCAGGACAGGATGCAGAAGAGCCGAGGGACGAATCAGGTGTTTCTTTGCAAACAGCGATGTATGAGTGCGGTTTTGGTAAAGGGGTGTATCAGGCGGCCCGCAGGACAGATATCAGCGCCTTTGTCGAGCTTCATATTGAACAGGGGCAGACGTTGGAAATGTCAGGCCGGGATCTCGGCATCGTAACAAGTATTGCGGGGCAGAGGCGATACCTCGTCACGCTTGAGGGGGAATGCAACCACGCGGGAACCACTTCCATGAAATGGCGCAAGGACCCGCTTGCAGCCAGCAGCCGCATCATTCATGAGCTGCTGCTGCGGTCGGAGGAGCAGCCGGATGAGCTCCGCCTGACATGCGGAAAGATAACGGCAGAGCCCAATGTGGCCAATGTTATACCGGGCCGCGTGCAGTTTTCAATCGATATTCGCCATCAGCATCAGCACGTGCTCGAGCAATTTCATGACAACATGGCTGCTGTGATCAACAGCATTTGCCATCAAAAAGGGATTCGCGCCGATATTGATGAATATATGCAGATAGAGCCTGTGCCGATGGACGAAAGGCTGAAGGCTGCGGCTCTTGAAACAGCGGCAGAAAACGGCATCAGCTGCGAGGAAATGGTGAGCGGAGCAGGGCATGACGCGCAAATGATCGGAAGACGCTATCCGGCTTGTATGCTGTTCGTGCCAAGCCGCGGCGGCATCAGCCACTCACCGAAGGAGTACACCTCAGCCAGACAGCTTGAGATCGGTGTCCGCGCATTGGCTGATTTATTATACAAACTGGCTTACTGA
- a CDS encoding ABC transporter ATP-binding protein has product MASLTFEHVKKSYHSQFTVKDFDLDVKDKELLVLVGPSGCGKSTTLRMVAGLESISEGSLLIDGERVNDLPPKERDIAMVFQNYALYPHMTVFDNMAFGLKLRKMPKQEIGERVHAAARILEIEHLLKRKPKALSGGQRQRVALGRSIVREPKVFLMDEPLSNLDAKLRVTMRTEISKLHQRLEATIIYVTHDQTEAMTMGDRIVVMNEGEIQQVAKPHDIYHYPANLFVAGFIGSPGMNVLKGVIEEQHGELFFTNPSIRLHIPEEKAKRLKEKGYAGEQMIAGVRPEHITQLTGHDQLFDAVLKAKVEVNENLGSELIVHVRAGDERLTVRLDGNTRIAAGDSIQLAVKMDHVVFFDAETEEAVY; this is encoded by the coding sequence ATGGCTTCATTAACATTTGAGCATGTCAAAAAATCATACCATTCCCAATTCACGGTGAAGGACTTTGATTTAGATGTAAAGGATAAGGAGCTTTTGGTGCTGGTGGGACCGTCAGGATGCGGAAAATCGACCACGCTGCGAATGGTGGCGGGGCTGGAAAGCATCTCTGAAGGCAGCCTCCTCATTGATGGGGAACGGGTCAATGATCTTCCGCCGAAAGAACGTGATATTGCGATGGTATTCCAAAACTACGCGCTTTATCCGCATATGACGGTTTTTGATAATATGGCGTTTGGATTAAAGCTTAGAAAGATGCCGAAACAGGAAATCGGCGAGCGGGTTCATGCGGCAGCGAGAATTTTAGAGATTGAGCATTTGCTGAAGAGAAAACCGAAGGCGCTCTCCGGCGGACAGCGGCAAAGGGTGGCGCTTGGCAGATCGATTGTGAGGGAGCCGAAGGTCTTTTTAATGGACGAGCCGCTTTCCAATCTGGACGCGAAGCTGAGAGTGACGATGCGGACAGAAATCAGCAAGCTGCACCAGCGTTTAGAGGCAACTATCATATATGTCACGCATGACCAGACCGAAGCGATGACAATGGGCGATCGGATTGTCGTGATGAACGAAGGGGAAATCCAGCAAGTGGCGAAACCGCATGACATTTATCATTACCCGGCAAATCTGTTTGTTGCGGGTTTTATCGGCTCCCCGGGAATGAATGTTTTGAAAGGCGTGATAGAAGAGCAGCATGGCGAGCTGTTTTTCACAAACCCTTCGATCCGGCTTCATATTCCTGAAGAAAAAGCGAAGCGGCTGAAGGAAAAGGGATATGCCGGAGAACAGATGATTGCCGGCGTTAGGCCGGAGCATATCACACAATTGACAGGACATGATCAGCTGTTTGATGCAGTGCTGAAAGCGAAGGTGGAAGTGAATGAAAATTTGGGATCAGAGCTGATTGTACATGTCAGGGCAGGAGATGAGCGGCTTACGGTCCGTCTAGATGGAAACACGCGAATCGCCGCAGGCGATTCGATCCAGTTGGCAGTGAAAATGGATCACGTCGTTTTTTTCGATGCGGAGACGGAAGAGGCTGTGTATTAG